From one Streptomyces sp. NBC_01478 genomic stretch:
- a CDS encoding VOC family protein yields MVHVLSSRILLRPTDPDRSRAFYGDLLGLPVCREFGTGPERGTVYFLGGGFLEVSGRSDTPPSPAAVQLWLQVADARSAHDELRAKGVEIVRPPLKEPWGLVEMWLADPDGTQIVLVEVPADHPLRYRPGI; encoded by the coding sequence ATGGTGCACGTACTGAGCAGCCGTATCCTGCTCCGCCCCACCGACCCCGACCGCTCCCGCGCCTTCTACGGCGACCTGTTGGGGCTGCCCGTCTGCCGCGAGTTCGGCACCGGACCGGAACGCGGGACCGTCTACTTCCTCGGCGGAGGTTTCCTGGAGGTCTCCGGGCGCTCGGACACCCCGCCCTCCCCCGCCGCCGTACAGCTCTGGTTGCAGGTCGCGGACGCGCGTTCCGCGCACGACGAACTGCGGGCGAAGGGGGTCGAGATCGTCCGACCGCCGCTGAAGGAGCCCTGGGGACTGGTCGAGATGTGGCTCGCGGACCCGGACGGAACGCAGATCGTCCTGGTGGAGGTACCGGCCGACCATCCGCTGCGGTACCGGCCGGGGATCTAG
- a CDS encoding VOC family protein: MKLDRPVTGGPCWTELGTSDPEAAKRFYSTLFGWRPETDPRPEAGGYTVAHVGEAAVAALTPLFQESQPVAWNVSFAVADSDATAEKVRAAGGTLLMEPIDVFDIGRFAVALDPGGAAFQMWQARTFPGAGLFNSPGALGWVELLTRAPERAESFYTTVFGWTVRPSEHYPQWGIDGADFGGMMTMDEKFPPEVTPHWLPYFAVTDVYTTAASATEAGGTVLMAPTSIADVRRIAVLRDPQGAVFGVYAAGEEG, translated from the coding sequence ATGAAGCTCGACAGGCCGGTGACCGGCGGGCCCTGCTGGACCGAGCTCGGGACCAGTGATCCGGAGGCGGCCAAGCGGTTCTACTCGACCTTGTTCGGCTGGCGTCCGGAGACCGATCCCCGGCCGGAGGCTGGCGGTTACACGGTCGCGCATGTCGGGGAGGCGGCGGTCGCCGCGCTGACCCCGCTGTTCCAGGAGTCGCAGCCGGTGGCGTGGAACGTGTCGTTCGCCGTGGCGGACTCCGACGCGACCGCGGAGAAGGTGCGCGCGGCGGGCGGAACCCTGCTGATGGAACCGATCGACGTGTTCGACATCGGGCGCTTCGCGGTCGCCCTGGACCCGGGCGGCGCCGCGTTCCAGATGTGGCAGGCGCGGACCTTCCCGGGCGCCGGGCTGTTCAACTCGCCCGGCGCGCTGGGCTGGGTGGAGTTGCTGACGCGGGCGCCGGAGCGGGCGGAGAGCTTCTACACGACGGTGTTCGGCTGGACCGTCCGCCCCTCGGAGCACTACCCGCAGTGGGGCATCGACGGCGCCGACTTCGGCGGCATGATGACGATGGACGAGAAGTTCCCGCCGGAGGTGACGCCGCACTGGCTGCCGTACTTCGCCGTGACCGACGTCTACACGACGGCCGCCTCGGCGACGGAGGCGGGCGGCACGGTCCTCATGGCGCCCACGTCCATCGCCGACGTCCGGCGGATCGCGGTGCTGCGGGATCCGCAGGGGGCGGTGTTCGGGGTGTACGCGGCGGGCGAGGAGGGCTGA
- a CDS encoding glycerophosphodiester phosphodiesterase — MNFLTIGHRGVMGLEPENTLRSFVAAEQAGLDVIELDLHLSSDGALVVMHDADVDRTTDGTGPIAERTLDELRTLDAGRGERVPVFEEVLDAVKSPIQAEIKDLAAARALAEVMHRRNLVERVEVSSFHDEAIAEIARLVPGVRTALIAGRFGPEVVERATEAGAETVCLNIRRLTLEVVEAARKADLRIIGWVVNTQDQLRLVRALGLDGATTDYPEIKRTGRFTA; from the coding sequence TTGAACTTCCTCACCATCGGTCACCGCGGAGTCATGGGTCTCGAACCCGAGAACACGCTCCGTTCCTTCGTCGCCGCCGAGCAGGCCGGCCTCGATGTCATCGAACTCGATCTGCATCTGAGCAGCGACGGCGCCCTCGTCGTCATGCACGACGCCGACGTGGACCGTACGACCGACGGGACCGGTCCGATCGCCGAGCGGACCCTCGACGAGCTGCGGACCCTGGACGCGGGCCGCGGCGAGCGCGTGCCCGTCTTCGAAGAGGTACTGGACGCCGTCAAGTCACCGATCCAGGCCGAGATCAAGGACCTGGCGGCGGCGCGGGCGCTGGCCGAGGTCATGCACCGGCGGAACCTGGTCGAGCGGGTCGAGGTGTCCTCGTTCCACGACGAGGCGATCGCGGAGATCGCCCGTCTGGTGCCCGGCGTACGCACCGCGCTGATCGCCGGCCGCTTCGGCCCCGAGGTGGTGGAGCGCGCCACGGAAGCCGGTGCCGAAACGGTCTGCCTCAACATCCGCCGACTGACCCTGGAGGTCGTCGAGGCGGCCCGCAAGGCGGACCTGAGGATCATCGGCTGGGTGGTGAACACCCAGGACCAGCTACGGCTCGTCCGCGCCCTGGGCCTGGACGGCGCGACCACCGACTACCCGGAGATCAAACGCACGGGCCGCTTCACCGCGTGA
- a CDS encoding SDR family oxidoreductase gives MGNGALNGAVIAVAGAGGPAGHAVLLRLAEAGATVVGADAHPERLAEAVDAARYAHGGATVVGDTVDLLDPQATRDWAAHIEKDFGRIDGLVHLVGGWRGSASFTETDLADWDLLEKLLIRTVQHTSLAFYDGLERSDRGRYLLISAAGASKPTAGNAAYSASKAAAEAWTLAMADGYRKAGGEDGPTSAAAVMVVKALVHDAMRAERPNAKFAGFTDVKDLAEAIAGVWDKPASEVNGNRLWLTEKP, from the coding sequence ATGGGGAACGGGGCGCTCAACGGCGCGGTGATCGCGGTGGCCGGAGCGGGCGGGCCCGCGGGCCACGCGGTGCTGCTGCGGCTGGCCGAGGCGGGCGCGACCGTCGTCGGTGCGGACGCACACCCCGAGCGCCTGGCGGAGGCCGTGGACGCGGCCCGCTACGCGCACGGCGGCGCCACCGTCGTCGGCGACACGGTCGACCTGCTCGACCCGCAGGCGACCCGCGACTGGGCCGCGCACATCGAGAAGGACTTCGGCCGCATCGACGGCCTGGTCCACCTTGTCGGCGGCTGGCGCGGCAGCGCGTCGTTCACCGAGACCGACCTCGCCGACTGGGACCTCCTGGAGAAGCTGCTCATCCGCACCGTGCAGCACACCTCCCTGGCCTTCTACGACGGCCTGGAGCGCAGCGACCGCGGCCGCTACCTCCTGATCAGCGCGGCCGGCGCCAGCAAGCCCACCGCGGGCAACGCCGCGTACTCCGCCTCCAAGGCCGCCGCCGAGGCCTGGACCCTCGCGATGGCCGACGGCTACCGCAAGGCCGGCGGCGAGGACGGTCCCACCTCCGCGGCGGCCGTCATGGTGGTCAAGGCGCTGGTGCACGACGCGATGCGCGCCGAACGCCCGAACGCGAAGTTCGCGGGCTTCACCGACGTCAAGGATCTCGCCGAGGCCATCGCGGGCGTCTGGGACAAGCCCGCCTCCGAAGTGAACGGAAACCGTCTGTGGCTGACCGAGAAGCCGTGA
- a CDS encoding B3/B4 domain-containing protein, which produces MTLTLTVSDEVRALAPGFTHVAIEAHELVNGPSTEASSALLDDAARRLAVRLDGRAPHEDPHMVAWREVYTAFGSKPSRTRNSAEALAKRALPDAGLPRINLLVDLYNAISVAHLIPVGGEDTDRIQGGMILERAVGDEEFVTAAGGEEVVEHPDAGEVVWRDAVGVTCRRWNWRQGPRTRLTEQSTSAVFLLESLAPMPVADVEAAGAELAELLQKFSPGARITVHAPA; this is translated from the coding sequence ATGACCCTCACCCTGACCGTGTCCGACGAAGTCCGCGCCCTCGCCCCGGGGTTCACCCACGTGGCGATCGAGGCCCACGAACTGGTCAACGGGCCCAGCACCGAAGCGAGTTCGGCGCTCCTCGACGACGCGGCCCGCCGTCTCGCCGTACGACTGGACGGGCGCGCCCCGCACGAGGACCCGCACATGGTGGCCTGGCGCGAGGTGTACACGGCGTTCGGGTCGAAGCCGTCGCGGACCCGCAACTCGGCGGAGGCGCTGGCCAAGAGGGCGCTTCCGGATGCCGGGCTGCCCCGGATCAATCTGCTCGTCGACCTCTACAACGCCATCAGCGTCGCCCACTTGATCCCCGTGGGCGGTGAGGACACCGACCGTATCCAGGGCGGGATGATCCTCGAACGGGCCGTCGGGGACGAGGAGTTCGTGACCGCGGCGGGCGGCGAGGAGGTCGTCGAGCACCCCGACGCGGGCGAGGTGGTGTGGCGGGACGCGGTCGGTGTCACGTGCCGCCGCTGGAACTGGCGGCAGGGGCCGCGCACCCGGCTCACCGAGCAATCGACGTCCGCCGTCTTCCTGTTGGAGAGTCTGGCGCCGATGCCGGTGGCCGACGTCGAGGCCGCCGGTGCCGAACTCGCCGAGCTGCTCCAGAAGTTCAGCCCCGGGGCGCGGATCACCGTCCACGCCCCGGCGTGA
- a CDS encoding DUF6421 family protein, with product MTEILVRVGAEERLAPVTRVVEHPAWPVLKDAVERIRPWQSKDGSIDFAAEGAPDRADAEYAVRRVTGAVEDLSPLLPHDAAYHAALVRDLTRWADDGFQVPDFLDSLLAFQPAANRRDGLQHLVVFPMYTQNGNPDRNVEAVVLRMVWPDWLAELEATRYDNPLFCGITFEDFTAGYDTNSAVLFPETIAVRQAPERFSWGGIFCDREAARFRRVTEAAVDILGMELPEDIATMVDDQKRCEEAFVLWDMVHDRTHSHGDLPFDPFMIKQRQPFWMYGLEELRCDLTAFKEAVKLEADGVPQARDVQYAVLCDRMFRFPVTGERVRNYDGLGGQLLFAYLHQHDVVRWTDNKLHIDWQRAPEVTNRLCAEIEDLYRAGIDRPKLVHWFKAYDLVATYLAPHPGSKWAKGPDALDLSQPPRKLVDDVLPDEFPLSMFYEALSKKLKNVIASTKGIRVESAEQVAA from the coding sequence ATGACGGAAATTCTTGTGCGGGTGGGTGCCGAGGAGCGGCTTGCTCCCGTGACCAGGGTGGTCGAGCATCCGGCGTGGCCCGTGCTCAAGGACGCCGTGGAGCGGATCCGGCCATGGCAGTCGAAGGACGGGTCGATCGACTTCGCGGCCGAGGGCGCCCCGGACCGCGCGGACGCCGAGTACGCCGTGCGCCGGGTGACGGGCGCCGTCGAGGACCTCTCCCCGCTGCTCCCGCATGATGCCGCCTACCACGCCGCACTGGTCAGGGACCTGACGCGGTGGGCCGACGACGGCTTCCAGGTGCCCGACTTCCTCGACTCGCTGCTGGCCTTCCAGCCCGCCGCGAACCGCCGGGACGGACTCCAGCACCTGGTCGTCTTCCCGATGTACACGCAGAACGGCAACCCGGACCGCAACGTCGAGGCGGTCGTCCTGCGCATGGTCTGGCCCGACTGGCTGGCCGAGCTGGAGGCGACGCGCTACGACAACCCGCTGTTCTGCGGGATCACCTTCGAGGACTTCACGGCCGGCTACGACACCAACTCGGCCGTGCTCTTCCCGGAGACCATCGCCGTACGCCAGGCGCCGGAACGATTCTCCTGGGGTGGCATCTTCTGTGACCGCGAGGCCGCCCGCTTCCGCCGGGTGACCGAGGCCGCCGTGGACATCCTGGGCATGGAACTGCCCGAGGACATCGCCACGATGGTCGACGACCAGAAGCGCTGCGAGGAGGCCTTCGTCCTGTGGGACATGGTCCACGACCGCACCCACAGCCACGGTGACCTGCCCTTCGACCCGTTCATGATCAAGCAGCGCCAGCCGTTCTGGATGTACGGCCTCGAAGAGCTGCGCTGCGACCTCACCGCCTTCAAGGAGGCCGTGAAGCTGGAGGCCGACGGCGTCCCGCAGGCCCGTGACGTGCAGTACGCGGTCCTCTGCGACCGCATGTTCCGCTTCCCGGTCACCGGTGAGCGGGTCCGCAACTACGACGGACTCGGCGGCCAGCTCCTCTTCGCCTACCTGCACCAGCACGACGTCGTCCGCTGGACCGACAACAAGCTGCACATCGACTGGCAGCGCGCCCCCGAGGTCACCAACCGGCTGTGCGCCGAGATCGAGGACCTCTACCGCGCCGGCATCGACCGTCCCAAGCTCGTCCACTGGTTCAAGGCCTACGACCTGGTCGCGACCTATCTCGCCCCGCACCCGGGCTCCAAGTGGGCCAAGGGCCCCGACGCCCTGGACCTGAGCCAGCCGCCGCGGAAACTCGTGGATGACGTGCTTCCGGACGAGTTTCCGCTGAGCATGTTCTATGAGGCACTCTCCAAGAAGCTCAAGAACGTGATCGCCTCGACCAAGGGCATCCGGGTGGAGAGCGCAGAGCAGGTCGCCGCGTGA
- a CDS encoding GNAT family N-acetyltransferase gives MDTAATGLTFRDATDADVDALVVLIESAYRGDASRAGWTTEADILEGQRTDPEGVLAVIKSPDSRLLVVEREGRVVACCQLEHRGDHAYFGMFAVSPQLQGGGLGKVIIAEAERAAGETWGVGEMHMTVISVRNDLIAWYERRGYRRTGRMTPFPYGDERFGVPQRDDLQFELLVKELA, from the coding sequence ATGGACACCGCCGCCACCGGACTGACTTTCCGCGACGCCACCGACGCAGATGTGGACGCGTTGGTCGTGCTGATCGAGTCGGCCTACCGGGGGGACGCCAGCCGGGCGGGTTGGACCACCGAGGCGGACATCCTCGAAGGGCAGCGGACCGACCCCGAGGGTGTGCTCGCGGTCATCAAGTCGCCCGACAGCCGACTGCTGGTCGTCGAACGCGAGGGCCGGGTCGTCGCGTGCTGCCAGCTCGAACACCGCGGCGACCACGCCTACTTCGGGATGTTCGCGGTGAGTCCGCAGCTCCAGGGCGGCGGCCTCGGCAAGGTGATCATCGCGGAGGCGGAGCGCGCGGCCGGGGAGACCTGGGGCGTGGGGGAGATGCACATGACCGTGATCTCCGTACGGAACGACCTCATCGCCTGGTACGAGCGCCGCGGCTATCGCCGTACGGGCCGGATGACCCCGTTCCCGTACGGCGACGAGCGGTTCGGTGTTCCGCAGCGCGACGACCTGCAGTTCGAGCTGCTGGTCAAGGAACTCGCGTAG
- a CDS encoding threonine aldolase family protein, whose product MNPPKTDARRHHDPEIRGFASDNYAGAHPEVLAALALANGGHQVAYGEDDYTENLQGIIRSHFGATAEAFPVFNGTGANVVALQAVTDRWGAVICAESAHIHVDEGGAPERMGGLKLLTVPTPDGKLTPELIDKQAYGWDDEHRAMPQVVSITQSTELGTLYTPDEIRAICDHAHAHGMKVHLDGSRIANAAASLDVPMRTFTNAVGVDILSLGGTKNGAIFGEAVVVINQDAVSHMKHLRKLSMQLASKMRFVSVQLEALLAKDLWLRNARHANEMAQRLAEGVRAVHGVEILYPVQANGVFARLPHDVSERLQQRFRFYFWDEAAGDVRWMCGFDTTEDDVDAFVAALKEEMAR is encoded by the coding sequence GTGAACCCTCCGAAGACCGACGCCCGTCGCCACCACGACCCGGAGATCCGCGGCTTCGCCAGCGACAACTACGCCGGCGCCCACCCCGAGGTACTGGCCGCCCTCGCCCTCGCCAACGGCGGCCACCAGGTCGCCTACGGCGAGGACGACTACACGGAGAACCTCCAGGGCATCATCCGCAGCCACTTCGGCGCCACGGCCGAGGCCTTCCCGGTCTTCAACGGCACCGGCGCCAACGTCGTCGCCCTCCAGGCGGTCACCGACCGCTGGGGCGCGGTGATCTGCGCCGAGAGCGCGCACATCCACGTCGACGAGGGCGGCGCCCCCGAACGCATGGGCGGCCTCAAGCTCCTCACCGTGCCCACCCCGGACGGCAAGCTCACACCCGAACTGATCGACAAGCAGGCCTACGGCTGGGACGACGAGCACCGCGCGATGCCGCAGGTCGTCTCGATCACCCAGAGCACCGAACTCGGCACCCTCTACACACCCGACGAGATCCGCGCGATCTGCGACCACGCCCACGCGCACGGCATGAAGGTCCACCTCGACGGCTCCCGGATAGCCAACGCGGCGGCCTCCCTGGACGTCCCCATGCGGACGTTCACCAACGCGGTCGGCGTCGACATCCTCTCCCTGGGCGGGACGAAGAACGGTGCGATCTTCGGCGAGGCGGTCGTCGTCATCAACCAGGACGCCGTCAGCCACATGAAGCACCTGCGCAAGCTGTCCATGCAGCTCGCCTCCAAGATGCGCTTCGTTTCGGTGCAGTTGGAGGCGCTGCTCGCCAAGGACCTGTGGCTGCGCAACGCCCGCCACGCGAACGAGATGGCCCAGCGCCTCGCCGAGGGCGTGCGCGCGGTGCACGGCGTGGAGATCCTCTACCCGGTGCAGGCCAACGGCGTCTTCGCCCGCCTCCCGCACGACGTGAGCGAGCGCCTTCAGCAGCGCTTCCGCTTCTACTTCTGGGACGAGGCCGCCGGCGACGTCCGCTGGATGTGCGGCTTCGACACGACCGAGGACGACGTGGACGCGTTCGTGGCGGCGCTCAAGGAGGAGATGGCCCGCTAG
- a CDS encoding transglutaminase family protein — MELTQNTLDLSAYLAADEVIDHGHPLVRETAARLAKGAADSYGYARLAFEFVRDEIPHSQDSGDPRVTWRASDVLEQGTGICYAKAHALAALLRVEDIPTALCYQKFDVVHGLVAVRFNGAWHRQDPRGNKPGVDAQFSLDGERLAFVPDPEFNELDYPVLYAEPHPVVLSALKAAPDRPHLWKTLPTAL, encoded by the coding sequence ATGGAGCTGACCCAGAACACCCTCGACCTGTCCGCCTACTTGGCTGCTGACGAGGTCATCGACCATGGCCATCCCCTCGTACGGGAGACGGCCGCGCGTCTCGCCAAGGGCGCCGCGGACTCGTATGGGTATGCGCGACTGGCCTTCGAGTTCGTGCGGGACGAGATTCCCCACTCGCAGGACTCCGGTGATCCGCGCGTCACCTGGCGGGCCTCCGACGTGCTGGAGCAGGGCACCGGCATCTGCTACGCGAAGGCGCACGCGCTGGCCGCGCTGCTGCGGGTCGAGGACATCCCTACGGCGCTCTGCTACCAGAAGTTCGACGTGGTGCACGGGTTGGTCGCCGTGCGGTTCAACGGGGCCTGGCACCGGCAGGATCCGCGCGGCAACAAGCCGGGCGTGGACGCGCAGTTCTCCCTCGACGGTGAGCGGCTGGCCTTCGTGCCCGATCCGGAGTTCAATGAGCTGGACTATCCGGTACTGTACGCTGAACCTCACCCGGTCGTGCTGAGCGCCCTCAAGGCCGCCCCCGACCGTCCGCACCTCTGGAAGACGCTCCCGACCGCACTCTGA